A stretch of Lentibacillus sp. JNUCC-1 DNA encodes these proteins:
- the ptsP gene encoding phosphoenolpyruvate--protein phosphotransferase, which yields MNTLTGIAAANGIAIAKAYHLVMPDLSYTNKTATDTDQEISRLDASLETSISELEKIKEHAKVTMGEAQAEIFSAHLLILQDPELIAPMKEKITNNNMSAEAALDEVVTEFVTIFENMDNAYMRERAADIKDVSSRVKAHLIGVDFPDPALIDEEVVVIAHDLTPSDTAQLDRKFVKGFATDIGGRTSHSAIMARSLDIPAVVGTQNISEEAHQNDMVIVDGLEGKVLVNPDDSTLETYRNKQTEYEAQRTEWAKLKDEPTFTADGEQVLLGANIGNPGDVDSALENGAEAIGLYRTEFLYMGRSEMPTEEEQYEAYKTVLEKMEGKPVVVRTLDIGGDKNLDYLELPEEMNPFLGFRAIRFCLENEDIFRPQLRALLRASAHGRLQIMFPMIATLDELKKAKALLAEEKKNLTEAGHSVSDDIEVGIMVEIPSTAVMAKQFAKEVDFFSIGTNDLIQYTMAADRMNQRVSYLYQPYNPAILTLVHNVIEAAHAEGKWVGMCGEMGGDPQAIPMLLGLGLDEFSMSATSILPARTQLLGLSKKEVASYTDKILAMSSAEEVVTFINSKTQKS from the coding sequence ATGAATACATTAACAGGAATTGCAGCCGCTAACGGTATAGCAATTGCCAAAGCCTATCATTTGGTAATGCCGGATTTATCTTACACAAATAAAACCGCAACAGATACTGACCAAGAAATCAGTCGTCTGGACGCTTCTCTTGAAACGTCCATATCTGAACTTGAAAAAATAAAAGAACATGCAAAAGTCACCATGGGTGAGGCCCAGGCGGAGATTTTTTCTGCACATCTCCTTATTTTACAGGACCCTGAACTGATTGCCCCGATGAAAGAGAAAATCACGAATAATAATATGTCTGCAGAAGCGGCACTTGATGAAGTAGTGACAGAGTTCGTGACCATTTTTGAAAATATGGATAATGCTTATATGCGTGAACGTGCAGCAGACATAAAAGACGTGTCCAGCCGTGTGAAGGCGCATTTGATTGGAGTAGATTTCCCAGATCCTGCTTTAATTGACGAGGAAGTCGTTGTGATTGCTCATGACTTGACCCCATCTGACACAGCTCAATTAGATCGGAAATTTGTTAAAGGCTTTGCTACGGATATCGGAGGGCGTACGTCCCACTCAGCCATTATGGCCAGATCACTTGATATTCCCGCTGTAGTCGGTACACAAAACATCTCTGAAGAAGCGCACCAAAATGATATGGTCATTGTAGATGGGCTTGAAGGAAAAGTGCTCGTTAATCCCGATGACAGCACACTTGAAACATACCGCAATAAACAAACCGAATATGAAGCACAGCGTACCGAATGGGCTAAACTGAAGGACGAGCCTACATTTACAGCAGATGGTGAACAAGTGCTCCTTGGCGCCAACATCGGTAACCCAGGTGATGTTGATTCTGCGCTTGAGAACGGTGCTGAAGCAATAGGTCTTTACCGTACAGAATTCCTTTATATGGGCAGATCAGAAATGCCAACTGAAGAGGAACAGTATGAAGCTTATAAAACTGTATTGGAAAAAATGGAAGGCAAACCTGTCGTTGTACGGACACTCGACATAGGTGGCGACAAAAATCTCGATTATCTTGAACTGCCTGAAGAAATGAATCCATTCTTAGGTTTTCGTGCGATTCGCTTTTGCTTGGAAAACGAAGACATCTTCCGTCCTCAGTTGCGCGCCCTGCTTCGCGCGAGTGCGCATGGCCGTTTGCAAATCATGTTCCCGATGATTGCCACCTTAGATGAACTGAAAAAAGCCAAAGCGTTGCTTGCAGAAGAAAAGAAAAATCTGACTGAAGCAGGCCACAGCGTTTCAGACGATATTGAAGTCGGTATCATGGTTGAAATACCATCAACTGCTGTCATGGCGAAGCAGTTTGCGAAAGAAGTTGATTTCTTTAGTATCGGAACCAACGATCTCATTCAATACACGATGGCTGCAGATCGGATGAACCAACGCGTCTCTTATTTATATCAGCCATACAATCCGGCAATATTGACACTGGTTCACAATGTAATCGAAGCAGCTCACGCAGAAGGCAAATGGGTAGGCATGTGCGGCGAAATGGGCGGTGACCCTCAAGCCATTCCAATGCTCCTTGGCCTGGGACTCGACGAATTCAGCATGAGCGCCACCTCCATTCTCCCAGCGCGCACCCAGCTGCTCGGGCTATCGAAAAAAGAAGTCGCATCTTACACGGACAAAATCCTGGCCATGAGCTCTGCTGAAGAAGTCGTTACTTTCATCAACAGTAAAACTCAAAAATCTTAA
- a CDS encoding metal ABC transporter solute-binding protein, Zn/Mn family, translating to MKKLLLVAAMAVMLLLAACGGEKDASGDDGKDKLKVVTSFTIIADLARQIGGDHVDIHNLVPTGTDPHEYEPLPEDNKKATDADVLFYNGLNLEGGEHGWFFKMIDSIGQNEDKVYSLTEEVDPMYIGGGEHEEEINPHAFIDPEVGIKMSEAMIQALGEVDPDRKDFYEKQGEEYINRLKEIDQKYEERINDIPEDKRILVTSERAFQYMADHYGLEEAFIWEIDTEENGSPEQIKNLVSYIKDSEVPVLFVESNVDTRPMETVSQESGVPIFEEPIYSDEIGEPGEKVDTYVKYLNYNIKIIHDGLSQ from the coding sequence ATGAAGAAATTGTTGTTGGTGGCAGCGATGGCTGTAATGCTTCTACTCGCTGCCTGTGGGGGAGAAAAAGATGCATCTGGGGACGATGGTAAAGATAAATTAAAAGTCGTTACCTCATTTACGATTATTGCGGACTTGGCCAGACAGATTGGCGGAGATCATGTTGACATTCATAACTTGGTTCCAACTGGAACAGATCCTCACGAATACGAGCCATTACCTGAAGACAATAAGAAAGCGACAGATGCAGATGTCTTGTTTTACAACGGTTTGAATCTTGAAGGTGGGGAACACGGCTGGTTCTTTAAAATGATTGATTCAATTGGTCAGAATGAAGATAAAGTTTATAGCCTCACTGAAGAAGTCGATCCAATGTACATTGGTGGCGGAGAACATGAAGAGGAAATTAACCCGCATGCATTTATTGATCCGGAAGTAGGCATTAAAATGTCTGAAGCGATGATCCAAGCACTTGGTGAAGTGGACCCTGACCGTAAAGACTTTTATGAAAAACAGGGTGAGGAATATATTAACAGGTTAAAAGAAATAGATCAGAAATATGAAGAGAGAATTAATGATATCCCCGAAGATAAACGTATTCTAGTAACCAGTGAACGAGCGTTCCAGTATATGGCTGATCATTATGGATTAGAAGAAGCGTTTATCTGGGAAATCGATACAGAAGAAAACGGCTCACCAGAACAAATTAAAAACCTCGTTTCTTATATCAAAGACAGTGAAGTTCCAGTTTTATTTGTTGAGTCAAACGTTGATACTCGGCCAATGGAAACAGTATCGCAAGAATCAGGCGTACCAATATTCGAAGAACCGATTTACTCTGATGAAATTGGCGAGCCAGGAGAAAAGGTAGACACGTATGTTAAATACTTGAACTATAATATAAAAATTATTCACGATGGGTTAAGTCAATAA
- a CDS encoding metal ABC transporter ATP-binding protein: MQQAIDVHDLHVSYYGKEVLKNVSFSFETGNLIGILGPNGAGKSTLMKAILGLIPHDGGEITIDNGPLKEVQKRVAYVPQRSNIDWDFPIIVKDTVLLGTYPKLGLFRRPRKADREKAMECLAKVGMEQFADSQIGELSGGQQQRVFLARALAQDADYFFLDEPFVGIDVASEEVIINILRDLREAGKTIFVVHHDLSKVEDYFDELILINKELYGAGPVKSVFQMDIMKKAYNMPFAMAGTLGGSV; encoded by the coding sequence ATGCAACAAGCAATAGATGTTCATGATTTACATGTATCGTATTATGGCAAGGAGGTCCTTAAGAATGTCAGTTTCTCTTTTGAAACCGGCAATCTTATCGGTATTCTTGGACCAAATGGTGCGGGAAAATCCACACTAATGAAGGCTATTCTCGGATTAATTCCCCATGACGGGGGCGAAATCACTATTGATAACGGTCCGTTGAAAGAAGTCCAAAAGCGAGTTGCTTATGTTCCTCAGCGGTCAAATATTGACTGGGATTTTCCAATTATCGTTAAAGACACAGTTCTGCTTGGAACGTATCCGAAACTCGGGTTATTCAGAAGACCTAGAAAAGCAGATCGTGAAAAGGCCATGGAGTGTCTGGCGAAGGTTGGCATGGAACAATTTGCAGACTCACAGATTGGTGAACTTTCCGGTGGCCAACAGCAAAGGGTATTTCTAGCGCGTGCATTGGCACAGGACGCAGATTACTTCTTCCTAGATGAACCATTTGTAGGTATTGATGTGGCGAGTGAAGAGGTTATTATCAATATTTTAAGAGATTTGAGGGAAGCAGGTAAAACCATATTTGTCGTACACCATGATTTATCTAAAGTTGAAGATTATTTCGATGAACTCATTTTGATCAACAAAGAGTTATATGGAGCAGGCCCCGTAAAATCTGTTTTCCAAATGGATATCATGAAAAAGGCCTATAATATGCCGTTTGCGATGGCGGGAACTCTAGGGGGAAGTGTGTAA
- the eno gene encoding phosphopyruvate hydratase — translation MPYITDIYAREVLDSRGNPTVEVEVTTESGGFGTALVPSGASTGEYEAVELRDGDKSRYLGKGVEKAVANVNDVIAPELIGMDVTRQNIIDAVMIDLDGTDNKGKLGANAILGVSMAAAHAASSYLEQPLYNYLGGFNAKTLPTPMMNILNGGEHADNNVDIQEFMVMPVAAPTFKEALRTGAEIFHSLKKVLKDKGYNTGVGDEGGFAPNLKSNEEALQTIVEAIEAAGYKPGEEVKLAMDVAASEIYEDGGYNLKGEGVVRSAAEMVDWYEEMVNKYPIISIEDGLDENDWEGFKLLTERLGDRVQLVGDDLFVTNTEKLAEGIEQGVGNSILVKVNQIGTLTETFEAIEMAKRAGYTAVISHRSGETEDATIADIAVATNAGQIKTGAPSRTDRVAKYNQLLRIEDELAGVGVYAGLSAFYNLNK, via the coding sequence ATGCCATACATTACTGATATTTATGCACGTGAAGTTCTTGATTCACGCGGGAACCCAACCGTAGAAGTGGAAGTTACGACAGAATCAGGGGGATTTGGCACAGCGCTTGTACCAAGTGGTGCTTCAACAGGCGAATATGAAGCTGTTGAACTGCGTGACGGTGACAAAAGCCGCTATCTTGGCAAAGGCGTGGAGAAAGCCGTCGCCAATGTGAATGATGTAATTGCCCCTGAATTGATTGGTATGGATGTTACCCGTCAAAATATCATTGACGCTGTCATGATTGATCTTGACGGAACAGATAACAAAGGCAAACTTGGTGCCAATGCGATTCTTGGTGTATCAATGGCTGCAGCGCATGCTGCCTCAAGCTATCTCGAACAACCGTTGTATAATTATTTAGGCGGCTTTAACGCCAAAACTCTTCCAACCCCAATGATGAACATTTTAAATGGCGGGGAGCATGCTGACAATAACGTCGATATTCAGGAATTCATGGTGATGCCTGTTGCAGCACCAACTTTTAAAGAAGCTCTGCGTACAGGTGCTGAAATTTTCCATTCCTTGAAAAAAGTTCTTAAAGATAAAGGCTATAACACAGGAGTTGGTGATGAAGGCGGCTTTGCACCAAACCTGAAGTCAAATGAAGAAGCGTTGCAAACAATTGTAGAAGCCATTGAAGCTGCCGGGTACAAGCCTGGAGAGGAAGTTAAATTGGCGATGGATGTCGCTGCTTCTGAGATCTATGAAGACGGCGGTTACAACTTGAAAGGTGAAGGCGTCGTCCGTTCAGCCGCTGAAATGGTTGACTGGTATGAAGAAATGGTTAATAAGTATCCCATTATTTCCATTGAAGATGGTCTAGATGAAAACGACTGGGAAGGCTTCAAGCTGTTGACCGAACGTCTTGGCGATCGCGTTCAGCTTGTCGGGGATGACCTGTTTGTAACGAATACAGAAAAACTTGCTGAGGGCATTGAACAAGGTGTTGGCAACTCCATTCTTGTTAAAGTCAATCAGATCGGCACACTGACCGAAACATTTGAAGCAATTGAAATGGCAAAACGTGCAGGCTATACCGCTGTTATCTCTCACCGTTCAGGGGAAACAGAAGATGCAACGATTGCGGATATTGCTGTTGCGACCAACGCTGGTCAGATTAAGACAGGCGCACCATCTCGTACAGATCGTGTTGCTAAGTATAATCAATTGCTCCGGATTGAAGATGAACTCGCCGGTGTTGGCGTATATGCCGGATTAAGCGCTTTTTACAACTTGAATAAGTAA
- the smpB gene encoding SsrA-binding protein SmpB, with product MSKGFGKTLAQNRKASHDYFIEETFEAGIVLQGTEIKSVRAGRINLKDSHAIIDRGEIKLINMHIAPYDQGNRFNHDPTRTRKLLLHRKEIDKLTGLTQQQGYTVVPLKVYIKNGFAKVLVGLGKGKKKYDKREDLKRKQMKRDVDRAIKEHMK from the coding sequence ATGTCTAAAGGATTTGGAAAGACGCTCGCGCAAAATCGAAAAGCGTCGCACGATTATTTTATAGAAGAAACATTTGAGGCAGGTATTGTTCTGCAAGGGACAGAAATTAAATCGGTGCGGGCCGGGCGCATTAATCTAAAAGACTCGCATGCCATCATTGATCGCGGTGAAATTAAGCTGATCAACATGCACATCGCCCCCTATGATCAAGGCAATCGCTTTAATCATGATCCAACTAGAACCCGTAAACTGCTATTACACCGAAAAGAAATAGATAAATTGACGGGCTTGACTCAACAACAAGGATATACGGTTGTTCCGTTAAAAGTTTATATTAAGAATGGATTTGCCAAAGTATTGGTCGGTCTGGGTAAAGGTAAAAAGAAATATGACAAACGCGAAGATCTTAAGCGCAAGCAAATGAAACGCGATGTGGATCGAGCCATAAAAGAACACATGAAATAA
- a CDS encoding metal ABC transporter permease: MEFINDIMNYAFMQRAFVTSVIVGIICGVIGSFIVLRGMALMGDAISHAVLPGVAISYMLGINYFYGAVLTGILTALGIGAISQNSRVKSDASIGLVFSAAFALGIVLITLARSAADLTQILFGNVLAVRSSDMWLTIIVGAIVLIAVFVFYKELLVSSFDETMAAAYGLKTRMIHYGIMVLLTLVTVASLQTVGVILVVSMLITPASTAYLLTNRLSTMIGLAAFFGALSSIIGLYISNINNLPSGPIIALATTGIFVLVFLFSPKQGVVWRAMKVNRHRANLGN; this comes from the coding sequence ATGGAATTTATTAACGACATCATGAATTACGCCTTTATGCAACGGGCGTTTGTGACATCTGTCATTGTCGGCATCATATGTGGCGTGATTGGAAGCTTTATTGTGCTAAGAGGTATGGCTTTGATGGGGGATGCTATTTCACACGCAGTTCTGCCTGGCGTCGCCATTTCGTATATGCTCGGGATTAATTACTTCTATGGTGCGGTTCTTACAGGCATTTTAACCGCACTTGGAATTGGTGCCATCAGTCAGAACAGCCGCGTGAAAAGTGATGCTTCAATTGGGTTGGTTTTTTCAGCAGCATTCGCACTTGGGATTGTCTTAATCACACTTGCTAGGAGCGCCGCAGATTTGACTCAGATATTATTTGGCAACGTACTTGCAGTTCGTTCGTCCGATATGTGGCTGACGATTATTGTAGGGGCAATCGTTCTTATTGCTGTATTTGTTTTTTACAAAGAACTCCTTGTATCCAGTTTCGACGAGACAATGGCAGCAGCTTATGGACTTAAAACACGAATGATTCATTATGGCATCATGGTGCTCTTGACGTTGGTCACCGTGGCTTCATTGCAGACAGTTGGTGTAATTCTAGTGGTTTCTATGCTCATCACTCCTGCATCTACTGCGTATCTACTGACTAATAGACTGTCCACGATGATAGGGCTAGCAGCATTTTTTGGCGCTCTTTCATCTATAATTGGATTGTATATCAGCAACATTAACAACTTGCCATCAGGACCAATTATTGCCTTGGCAACAACAGGGATCTTTGTACTTGTATTTTTGTTTTCGCCTAAACAAGGGGTAGTATGGCGGGCAATGAAAGTAAACCGTCACAGAGCCAATTTAGGAAATTAA
- a CDS encoding nitroreductase family protein yields MFAQEPPLKRKNRRSSARTAAQAQEPPLKRKNRRSSARTAAQAQEPPLKRKNRRSSARTAAQAQEPPLKRKNRRSSARTAAQAQEPPLVQKTFIHIHVMIDREGGAVFKRGETMNIFEALKSRRSTHTFKPDPVPEDVLTDIFRYGSWAPTHYMKEPWQINMYQHEGKTSLVDAILKSYERIGMINPKGGEKVEKMKASMAQFLLDIPHHALIYFPISDDPVRYEEDYASVSAFIQNAQLAAWAYGIGMLWTITPYMHDPDFAKDLEISSSMKIAAVMQIGYPAKIPRSKERTDIQKKLIFINE; encoded by the coding sequence TTGTTTGCGCAAGAACCGCCGCTCAAGCGCAAGAACCGCCGCTCAAGCGCAAGAACCGCCGCTCAAGCGCAAGAACCGCCGCTCAAGCGCAAGAACCGCCGCTCAAGCGCAAGAACCGCCGCTCAAGCGCAAGAACCGCCGCTCAAGCGCAAGAACCGCCGCTCAAGCGCAAGAACCGCCGCTCAAGCGCAAGAACCGCCGCTCAAGCGCAAGAACCGCCGCTCAAGCGCAAGAACCGCCGCTCAAGCGCAAGAACCGCCGCTCGTGCAAAAGACTTTCATCCATATACATGTTATGATCGATCGAGAAGGTGGTGCGGTATTTAAACGAGGTGAAACCATGAATATATTTGAGGCACTCAAAAGTCGCAGGTCTACTCATACGTTCAAACCAGATCCTGTCCCGGAAGATGTACTAACCGATATTTTCAGGTATGGCTCGTGGGCGCCGACCCATTATATGAAAGAACCGTGGCAGATTAACATGTATCAACATGAGGGAAAGACATCGCTGGTAGATGCCATTCTTAAGAGTTATGAGCGCATTGGCATGATCAATCCCAAAGGTGGGGAAAAAGTTGAGAAAATGAAAGCTTCGATGGCCCAGTTTCTCTTGGATATCCCACATCACGCTCTTATTTATTTTCCTATTTCGGATGATCCTGTGCGTTATGAAGAGGACTATGCCTCTGTCAGCGCGTTCATTCAAAACGCTCAGCTTGCTGCGTGGGCCTATGGGATCGGCATGCTTTGGACCATTACCCCATACATGCATGACCCTGATTTTGCAAAGGACCTGGAAATTTCCTCTTCAATGAAGATTGCTGCGGTTATGCAAATAGGTTATCCAGCTAAAATTCCCCGTTCAAAAGAACGAACAGACATCCAGAAAAAACTTATTTTCATTAATGAATAG
- a CDS encoding M20/M25/M40 family metallo-hydrolase — MTKRLVTIESIVNTEGEKVIAHTLHTIISSLPYFKENPDHVLLEQTTNDDYERYNVLAFVKGTKTRSNRTVVLMGHMDTVGTDDFNRQQELATDPDAWMNALKGDDYLSDSVQEQLASGDWLFGRGVLDMKSGLASNLHLLSYYAEHPEELEGNLVLLSECDEEDSSHGVLSAADTLLRWQQEHGFHYAAAINSDFVAPQYDGDDHRYVYKGTIGKLLPSFLITGEETHVGSCFGGLDPNFIAAELTRQISYNPNLCDRAQGEMTVPPVSLKQMDLKPSYSVQTALSALVYYNFFTHSWSPQKVLEILKKEAETAFQNALQTFEERYRAYCDASGQPYQDIPWEPRVFLYEEMEHMLIEAHGQAFIDHMNAFKQDLMYDDTLDIRMFAARVAEEAWTWMEDKSPAIFLFYSTLYSPRVELKGESEDERRLLKALDESVEAVQPHYEHPITVRNFFPHISDMSFLAISDTEDEIKAVSANNPAWGTKHKVDYEKIRQLNIPVLNIGPYGMDGHKKMERMEMTYSFEILPNLTNKVIQKVLGKV; from the coding sequence ATGACGAAACGGCTTGTCACGATTGAAAGCATTGTAAACACTGAGGGTGAAAAGGTGATTGCGCATACGTTGCATACGATCATTTCTTCACTTCCTTATTTTAAAGAGAATCCCGACCACGTTCTATTGGAGCAGACCACCAATGATGATTATGAACGCTATAATGTGCTTGCTTTTGTGAAAGGAACCAAAACACGATCCAATCGGACGGTGGTCCTGATGGGGCATATGGATACTGTCGGCACCGATGATTTTAACAGACAGCAGGAATTGGCAACCGACCCGGATGCATGGATGAATGCATTGAAGGGAGATGACTATTTGTCCGATTCGGTTCAAGAACAGCTGGCTTCAGGTGATTGGTTGTTTGGCAGGGGTGTACTTGATATGAAGAGCGGACTTGCAAGCAATCTTCATTTATTGAGTTACTATGCTGAGCACCCTGAAGAACTTGAAGGCAATTTAGTGTTGCTGTCTGAATGTGATGAGGAAGACAGCTCACACGGGGTGCTATCTGCAGCAGATACACTCCTCAGATGGCAGCAGGAGCACGGATTCCATTATGCCGCAGCGATAAACAGTGATTTTGTAGCCCCGCAATATGATGGCGATGATCACCGCTATGTCTATAAGGGCACCATTGGCAAATTGCTTCCTTCTTTTTTGATAACAGGTGAGGAAACACATGTCGGCTCTTGTTTCGGAGGGCTTGATCCAAATTTTATAGCAGCTGAATTGACGCGGCAAATCAGCTATAATCCAAATTTGTGTGATAGAGCACAAGGAGAAATGACGGTACCGCCTGTGTCACTGAAACAAATGGACCTAAAACCATCTTATTCTGTTCAAACGGCATTATCAGCATTGGTATATTATAACTTCTTCACGCATTCGTGGTCACCACAAAAAGTGCTTGAAATCTTAAAGAAAGAAGCAGAAACAGCTTTTCAAAATGCACTCCAGACTTTTGAAGAGCGCTACCGGGCTTATTGCGATGCTAGTGGTCAACCTTACCAAGATATCCCATGGGAGCCGCGGGTGTTTTTATATGAAGAAATGGAGCATATGTTAATTGAAGCACATGGGCAAGCTTTTATTGATCACATGAATGCATTTAAACAAGATCTGATGTATGATGATACACTCGACATCAGGATGTTTGCTGCCCGAGTTGCAGAGGAAGCCTGGACGTGGATGGAGGACAAAAGCCCCGCTATATTCTTGTTTTATTCAACCTTGTATTCACCTAGAGTTGAATTGAAAGGAGAAAGTGAGGATGAACGTCGACTCCTGAAAGCACTCGATGAGAGTGTTGAAGCCGTACAGCCGCACTATGAACATCCTATTACAGTCCGTAATTTTTTCCCGCATATTTCAGATATGAGTTTTTTGGCGATAAGTGATACGGAAGATGAGATTAAGGCGGTTTCAGCGAATAATCCAGCCTGGGGAACCAAACATAAAGTTGATTATGAAAAAATACGGCAGCTGAATATACCGGTTCTCAATATCGGTCCGTATGGTATGGACGGTCACAAAAAGATGGAACGCATGGAAATGACCTACTCATTTGAAATCCTGCCCAACTTGACCAATAAAGTGATTCAAAAAGTACTTGGAAAGGTATGA
- a CDS encoding alpha/beta hydrolase, translated as MKVVQPQPFTFEAGPRAVLLLHGFTGNSADVRMLGRYLEKKGYTSHAPIYRGHGKPPEELLKASPDQWWADVKAGYDHLKEFGYKEIAVAGLSLGGVLSLKLAYSAQVKGVIPMCTPMFFDNETQLTSGFKKFATEYKQMEGKSATDITEEVNKLMDGSHDLFKQLSHLIDEVRQGVDAIYTPTLVVQASQDEMINTESASFIYDQVETDQKDIKWYEASGHVITLDKEKEQLHEDIYRFLEGLDWEL; from the coding sequence ATGAAAGTTGTACAACCACAACCATTTACATTTGAAGCGGGGCCGAGGGCAGTCTTGCTGCTTCATGGATTTACAGGCAATTCGGCCGATGTCCGGATGCTTGGCCGTTACTTGGAAAAGAAAGGCTATACAAGCCATGCTCCAATCTACCGAGGCCATGGCAAACCGCCAGAAGAGCTTCTTAAAGCGAGCCCAGACCAGTGGTGGGCAGATGTTAAGGCAGGCTATGACCACTTGAAGGAATTCGGTTATAAAGAAATCGCTGTGGCGGGTTTGTCTCTGGGCGGCGTTTTGAGTCTTAAACTTGCTTATTCGGCTCAGGTTAAAGGCGTCATCCCCATGTGCACGCCGATGTTTTTTGACAACGAGACACAGCTGACGAGCGGTTTTAAAAAATTTGCAACAGAATACAAACAAATGGAAGGTAAATCTGCGACTGACATAACAGAAGAAGTGAATAAACTAATGGACGGGTCACATGATTTATTTAAGCAGCTCAGCCATCTGATCGATGAAGTCAGACAAGGTGTCGATGCGATCTACACCCCAACTTTAGTTGTTCAGGCCAGCCAGGATGAGATGATTAATACGGAGAGTGCTTCTTTTATCTATGATCAAGTGGAGACAGATCAAAAAGATATCAAGTGGTATGAGGCATCAGGTCATGTGATCACACTTGATAAAGAAAAAGAGCAGCTCCATGAAGATATTTACCGGTTTCTGGAAGGGCTGGACTGGGAATTGTAA
- the secG gene encoding preprotein translocase subunit SecG, which translates to METFVNILLVINSIVMIVLVLLQTGKSAGLSGAISGGAEQLFGKQKARGLDLFLHRGTIVTGALFFVLAFLSGYVLQ; encoded by the coding sequence ATGGAAACTTTCGTTAATATATTATTGGTCATAAACTCAATTGTTATGATTGTTTTAGTATTATTGCAAACTGGAAAGAGTGCGGGCTTGTCCGGAGCTATTTCCGGGGGCGCTGAGCAATTGTTCGGAAAGCAAAAAGCAAGAGGTCTGGATCTCTTTCTGCACCGTGGAACTATTGTGACAGGCGCATTGTTTTTTGTTCTGGCTTTTCTGAGTGGGTATGTTTTACAGTAA
- a CDS encoding alpha/beta hydrolase: MIIKEKLRTDAMEQTFWLTMEDETDIFIRKWAPDHSEIPRAIVQLSHGMVEHIGRYDAFARFLTSNGFIVYGNDHRGHGLTGEKQGLLGHFADEDGFVKTSDDLSVITEYIQEEHPNVPIFLFGHSMGSFLARHLIQTNSDAYKGVVLSGTGFHTETAARFAKNLAEVLPAKNESKLLNKLVFGSYNRKIPGNKTTFDWLSRDKTAVQAFIDDPLTGAIPTAKFFHDLMTGLEMIHNRSRNQMIRKDLPMLIVSGDADPVGHYETGVWKTAELYTEAGLNDVMTMLFEDARHELLQETNHQDVYEAMLRWFNLVLDS, from the coding sequence ATGATCATAAAAGAAAAATTGAGGACTGATGCTATGGAGCAGACGTTTTGGCTTACAATGGAAGATGAGACAGATATCTTTATTAGGAAATGGGCACCGGATCATTCGGAGATACCAAGAGCGATTGTTCAACTGTCACATGGTATGGTAGAACATATCGGTCGTTATGACGCTTTTGCCCGCTTCCTCACTTCTAATGGTTTTATTGTATATGGAAATGACCATCGGGGGCATGGCTTGACTGGTGAAAAGCAAGGCTTACTGGGACATTTTGCCGATGAAGATGGCTTTGTTAAAACGAGTGATGATTTATCTGTCATAACCGAGTATATTCAGGAAGAACACCCTAATGTGCCGATATTTTTATTCGGGCATAGCATGGGGTCTTTTTTAGCAAGACATCTTATTCAGACCAACAGTGATGCATATAAAGGGGTGGTTCTATCCGGGACAGGCTTTCATACGGAAACAGCCGCTCGTTTTGCCAAAAACCTGGCTGAAGTGCTTCCTGCAAAAAACGAATCGAAACTGTTGAACAAGCTTGTATTTGGATCGTACAACCGCAAAATCCCCGGTAATAAAACAACTTTTGATTGGCTTTCCCGGGACAAAACGGCGGTTCAGGCATTCATAGACGATCCGCTCACAGGTGCAATACCAACTGCTAAATTTTTTCACGATTTAATGACAGGGCTTGAGATGATTCATAACAGGTCTCGCAATCAAATGATTAGAAAAGACCTTCCAATGCTCATCGTGAGTGGTGATGCAGACCCTGTTGGTCACTATGAAACAGGCGTCTGGAAAACCGCAGAATTATATACAGAAGCCGGTTTGAATGACGTGATGACAATGCTTTTCGAAGATGCCAGACATGAATTACTGCAGGAAACCAATCATCAGGACGTTTATGAGGCGATGCTGAGATGGTTCAACCTTGTACTTGATTCATAA